A window of Ranitomeya variabilis isolate aRanVar5 chromosome 2, aRanVar5.hap1, whole genome shotgun sequence contains these coding sequences:
- the LOC143806570 gene encoding uncharacterized protein LOC143806570 isoform X1, giving the protein MRLKPPLIGAFDTGIGGAPAYANIFLGWWEDTIVYCSDSFKRHVLHWHRFIDDVFFLWTVTFLDLKISIRDKDLVTDLYRKATATNSLLRAKGLIQDLLTSPSDRHQDGSVRFITDFNDQ; this is encoded by the exons ATGCGCTTGAAACCTCCTCTTATTGGTGCCTTTGATACAG GTATCGGGGGTGCGCCAGCCTACGCTAATatctttttgggctggtgggaggataccatCGTGTACTGCTCTGATTCCTTCAAAAGACACGTCCTGCATTGGCATCGCTTTATTGATGACGTCTTCTTTTTATGGACAG TGACCTTTCTGGATTTAAAAATCTCCATCCGGGACAAAGACCTAGTCACGGACCTTTACCGCAAAGCTACTGCGACGAATAGCCTCCTCAG GGCCAAGGGACTAATCCAGGACCTACTAACTTCTCCTAGTGATCGTCATCAGGACGGGAGTGTCCGATTCATTACAGACTTCAATGACCAATGA
- the LOC143806570 gene encoding uncharacterized protein LOC143806570 isoform X2, with protein sequence MTGIGGAPAYANIFLGWWEDTIVYCSDSFKRHVLHWHRFIDDVFFLWTVTFLDLKISIRDKDLVTDLYRKATATNSLLRAKGLIQDLLTSPSDRHQDGSVRFITDFNDQ encoded by the exons atgacgg GTATCGGGGGTGCGCCAGCCTACGCTAATatctttttgggctggtgggaggataccatCGTGTACTGCTCTGATTCCTTCAAAAGACACGTCCTGCATTGGCATCGCTTTATTGATGACGTCTTCTTTTTATGGACAG TGACCTTTCTGGATTTAAAAATCTCCATCCGGGACAAAGACCTAGTCACGGACCTTTACCGCAAAGCTACTGCGACGAATAGCCTCCTCAG GGCCAAGGGACTAATCCAGGACCTACTAACTTCTCCTAGTGATCGTCATCAGGACGGGAGTGTCCGATTCATTACAGACTTCAATGACCAATGA